One genomic segment of Gossypium arboreum isolate Shixiya-1 chromosome 3, ASM2569848v2, whole genome shotgun sequence includes these proteins:
- the LOC108474811 gene encoding uncharacterized protein LOC108474811 — translation MFGISYGELFLLIGATAALVGPKDLPKIAKVAGRLAGRSIGYVQLARGQFDNVMQQSQARQVTKELQDTMAQLDAIRHEIRSLSLMNPGPMTRRLMENPPELASDSNGTVPSEKCEEDKNSADAVKKDHTPKSLASTDLHSKATAYARLAESEAVKAGSGRFSVEDKNLNYEIGDFSVLPISAESAGLLPDRKESAKGSDLVLEAVVEAEVAHNAKEFFSLPQNQIQ, via the exons ATGTTTGGTATCTCATACGGGGAGCTCTTCCTTTTGATCGGAGCCACTGCTGCTCTAGTTG GACCGAAGGATCTGCCTAAAATTGCAAAAGTAGCTGGAAGATTAGCAGGTCGATCAATTGGATATGTTCAATTAGCTCGTGGTCAGTTCGATAATGTTATGCAACAATCTCAAGCTCGTCAG GTTACCAAAGAGCTTCAAGATACAATGGCACAACTAGATGCAATTCGGCATGAAATACGGAGTTTATCTCTTATGAATCCTGGTCCTATGACTAGAAGACTGATGGAAAATCCTCCAGAGCTTGCTTCTGATAGTAATG GTACAGTTCCATCTGAGAAATGTGAAGAAGACAAGAATTCAGCTGATGCTGTGAAGAAG GATCATACTCCAAAGTCTTTGGCTTCAACTGATTTGCATAGCAAAGCAACTGCCTATGCAAGATTGGCCGAATCCGAAGCTGTTAAAGCTGGTTCAGGGAGATTCAGTGTAGAAGACAAAAATCTTAATTATGAAATTGGTGATTTCTCGGTTCTTCCAATTTCAGCTGAAAGTGCTGGACTCCTTCCAGATCGGAAAG AAAGTGCAAAAGGATCAGACCTTGTGTTGGAAGCAGTAGTGGAGGCCGAGGTGGCACATAATGCCAAGGAATTCTTTTCTCTGCCTCAAAATCAAATACAGTAA
- the LOC108474864 gene encoding auxin-responsive protein IAA14-like, giving the protein MLGTEHDLNFKETELCLGLPGGSGGGGGAAAVGGGGKNEVESSPKTTGKRGYSETVDLKLNLQSKEGCMDLNQNLENGSKEKNHLPAKPPAKAQVLGWPPVRSYRKNIMANQKNNSDEISDRASSGSGGAAFVKVCMDGAPYLRKVDLKMYNSYQKLSDALAKMFSSFTMGSYGCEGMIDFMNESKLMDLLNSSDYVPTYEDKDGDWMLVGDVPWEMFVESCKRLRIMKGSEAIGLAPRAMEKCKSRV; this is encoded by the exons ATGCTAGGAACTGAGCATGATTTGAACTTCAAAGAGACCGAGCTGTGTCTCGGCCTGCCTGGTGGAAGTGGTGGAGGAGGAGGAGCTGCCGCCGTCGGTGGTGGTGGTAAAAATGAAGTGGAAAGTTCCCCAAAGACCACCGGGAAAAGAGGCTACTCCGAGACTGTTGATTTGAAGCTCAATCTTCAGTCTAAAGAAGGTTGCATGGATCTGAATCAGAACCTAGAAAATGGTTCAAAAGAAAAGAATCATCTCCCTGCAAAACCACCAGCCAA GGCACAAGTATTGGGTTGGCCACCAGTTCGATCTTATAGGAAGAACATTATGGCTAACCAGAAGAACAACAGTGACGAAATTAGTGACAGAGCTAGCAGTGGCAGTGGGGGTGCAGCGTTTGTGAAGGTTTGCATGGATGGTGCACCATATTTGCGTAAAGTAGATTTGAAGATGTACAACAGCTACCAAAAGTTATCCGATGCCTTGGCTAAGATGTTCAGTTCCTTCACCATGG ggaGTTATGGATGTGAAGGAATGATAGACTTCATGAATGAGAGCAAGTTGATGGATCTTCTCAACAGTTCTGATTATGTGCCAACCTATGAAGATAAGGATGGCGACTGGATGCTCGTGGGCGATGTCCCATGGGA GATGTTTGTTGAATCATGTAAACGTTTGCGCATAATGAAAGGATCAGAGGCAATAGGGCTTG CTCCAAGAGCAATGGAGAAATGCAAGAGCAGAGTCTAA